From Vigna unguiculata cultivar IT97K-499-35 chromosome 5, ASM411807v1, whole genome shotgun sequence, the proteins below share one genomic window:
- the LOC114185259 gene encoding protein DJ-1 homolog B-like isoform X4, giving the protein MALLHIPFFSHTLSLAFTSTPKPKLNNNNKNRFSFFTPTLSSTALMATSHKVLVPIADGTEPIEAVIIVDVLRRAGAVVTIASASASLTVLARFDVKIVADAFVSDIVDTSFDLIAIPGGIPGVENLRDCKVLEELVKKHVEEGRLYAAMCAAPAVVLGPWGLVNGLKATCFPALMEKLASYGATTVESRVQVDGKLVTSRAPGTTMEFAVALIEQLMGKAKAEQVAGPLVCV; this is encoded by the exons ATGGCATTGCTTCATATACCATTCTTCTCTCACACACTTTCTCTCGCATTCACTTCCACACCCAAACCAAAActcaacaacaataacaaaaacCGTTTCTCCTTCTTCACTCCCACACTCTCTTCCACTGCTCTAATGGCCACTTCTCACAAGGTCTTGGTTCCAATCGCAGATGGCACCGAGCCCATAGAGGCTGTCATCATCGTCGACGTCCTCCGCCGCGCCGGCGCCGTCGTCACCATCGCCTCCGCCTCCGCCAGCCTGACCGTCCTAGCTCGCTTCGATGTCAAGATCGTCGCAGACGCCTTCGTCTCCGACATCGTCGACACATCGTTTGACCTCATCGCAATCCCT GGAGGGATACCGGGTGTTGAAAATCTGAGGGACTGTAAGGTTTTGGAAGAGTTGGTGAAGAAGCATGTGGAGGAAGGACGGCTTTATGCTGCGATGTGTGCTGCTCCTGCGGTAGTGCTTGGGCCTTGGGGTTTGGTGAATGGATTAAAG GCGACTTGTTTTCCTGCATTGATGGAGAAATTGGCCTCTTACGGAGCCACTACTGTCGAGTCTAGGGTGCAGGTGGATGGGAAATTAGTGACCAGTCGAGCGCCGGGAACTACCATGGAGTTTGCTGTTGCCCTGATTGAGCAGTTAATGGGAAAAGCGAAAGCAGAACAAGTTGCTGGCCCGCTG GTTTGTGTGTAA
- the LOC114185259 gene encoding protein DJ-1 homolog B-like isoform X1, with amino-acid sequence MALLHIPFFSHTLSLAFTSTPKPKLNNNNKNRFSFFTPTLSSTALMATSHKVLVPIADGTEPIEAVIIVDVLRRAGAVVTIASASASLTVLARFDVKIVADAFVSDIVDTSFDLIAIPGGIPGVENLRDCKVLEELVKKHVEEGRLYAAMCAAPAVVLGPWGLVNGLKATCFPALMEKLASYGATTVESRVQVDGKLVTSRAPGTTMEFAVALIEQLMGKAKAEQVAGPLVGILQSRELNDHENTMVVTMLVS; translated from the exons ATGGCATTGCTTCATATACCATTCTTCTCTCACACACTTTCTCTCGCATTCACTTCCACACCCAAACCAAAActcaacaacaataacaaaaacCGTTTCTCCTTCTTCACTCCCACACTCTCTTCCACTGCTCTAATGGCCACTTCTCACAAGGTCTTGGTTCCAATCGCAGATGGCACCGAGCCCATAGAGGCTGTCATCATCGTCGACGTCCTCCGCCGCGCCGGCGCCGTCGTCACCATCGCCTCCGCCTCCGCCAGCCTGACCGTCCTAGCTCGCTTCGATGTCAAGATCGTCGCAGACGCCTTCGTCTCCGACATCGTCGACACATCGTTTGACCTCATCGCAATCCCT GGAGGGATACCGGGTGTTGAAAATCTGAGGGACTGTAAGGTTTTGGAAGAGTTGGTGAAGAAGCATGTGGAGGAAGGACGGCTTTATGCTGCGATGTGTGCTGCTCCTGCGGTAGTGCTTGGGCCTTGGGGTTTGGTGAATGGATTAAAG GCGACTTGTTTTCCTGCATTGATGGAGAAATTGGCCTCTTACGGAGCCACTACTGTCGAGTCTAGGGTGCAGGTGGATGGGAAATTAGTGACCAGTCGAGCGCCGGGAACTACCATGGAGTTTGCTGTTGCCCTGATTGAGCAGTTAATGGGAAAAGCGAAAGCAGAACAAGTTGCTGGCCCGCTG GTTGGGATCCTTCAATCAAGGGAATTGAATGATCATGAAAACACTATGGTGGTAACGATGTTGGTGTCTTAA
- the LOC114185259 gene encoding protein DJ-1 homolog B-like isoform X3 encodes MALLHIPFFSHTLSLAFTSTPKPKLNNNNKNRFSFFTPTLSSTALMATSHKVLVPIADGTEPIEAVIIVDVLRRAGAVVTIASASASLTVLARFDVKIVADAFVSDIVDTSFDLIAIPGGIPGVENLRDCKVLEELVKKHVEEGRLYAAMCAAPAVVLGPWGLVNGLKATCFPALMEKLASYGATTVESRVQVDGKLVTSRAPGTTMEFAVALIEQLMGKAKAEQVAGPLVMH; translated from the exons ATGGCATTGCTTCATATACCATTCTTCTCTCACACACTTTCTCTCGCATTCACTTCCACACCCAAACCAAAActcaacaacaataacaaaaacCGTTTCTCCTTCTTCACTCCCACACTCTCTTCCACTGCTCTAATGGCCACTTCTCACAAGGTCTTGGTTCCAATCGCAGATGGCACCGAGCCCATAGAGGCTGTCATCATCGTCGACGTCCTCCGCCGCGCCGGCGCCGTCGTCACCATCGCCTCCGCCTCCGCCAGCCTGACCGTCCTAGCTCGCTTCGATGTCAAGATCGTCGCAGACGCCTTCGTCTCCGACATCGTCGACACATCGTTTGACCTCATCGCAATCCCT GGAGGGATACCGGGTGTTGAAAATCTGAGGGACTGTAAGGTTTTGGAAGAGTTGGTGAAGAAGCATGTGGAGGAAGGACGGCTTTATGCTGCGATGTGTGCTGCTCCTGCGGTAGTGCTTGGGCCTTGGGGTTTGGTGAATGGATTAAAG GCGACTTGTTTTCCTGCATTGATGGAGAAATTGGCCTCTTACGGAGCCACTACTGTCGAGTCTAGGGTGCAGGTGGATGGGAAATTAGTGACCAGTCGAGCGCCGGGAACTACCATGGAGTTTGCTGTTGCCCTGATTGAGCAGTTAATGGGAAAAGCGAAAGCAGAACAAGTTGCTGGCCCGCTG GTCATGCATTAG
- the LOC114185259 gene encoding protein DJ-1 homolog B-like isoform X2, with product MALLHIPFFSHTLSLAFTSTPKPKLNNNNKNRFSFFTPTLSSTALMATSHKVLVPIADGTEPIEAVIIVDVLRRAGAVVTIASASASLTVLARFDVKIVADAFVSDIVDTSFDLIAIPGGIPGVENLRDCKVLEELVKKHVEEGRLYAAMCAAPAVVLGPWGLVNGLKATCFPALMEKLASYGATTVESRVQVDGKLVTSRAPGTTMEFAVALIEQLMGKAKAEQVAGPLVTGGWN from the exons ATGGCATTGCTTCATATACCATTCTTCTCTCACACACTTTCTCTCGCATTCACTTCCACACCCAAACCAAAActcaacaacaataacaaaaacCGTTTCTCCTTCTTCACTCCCACACTCTCTTCCACTGCTCTAATGGCCACTTCTCACAAGGTCTTGGTTCCAATCGCAGATGGCACCGAGCCCATAGAGGCTGTCATCATCGTCGACGTCCTCCGCCGCGCCGGCGCCGTCGTCACCATCGCCTCCGCCTCCGCCAGCCTGACCGTCCTAGCTCGCTTCGATGTCAAGATCGTCGCAGACGCCTTCGTCTCCGACATCGTCGACACATCGTTTGACCTCATCGCAATCCCT GGAGGGATACCGGGTGTTGAAAATCTGAGGGACTGTAAGGTTTTGGAAGAGTTGGTGAAGAAGCATGTGGAGGAAGGACGGCTTTATGCTGCGATGTGTGCTGCTCCTGCGGTAGTGCTTGGGCCTTGGGGTTTGGTGAATGGATTAAAG GCGACTTGTTTTCCTGCATTGATGGAGAAATTGGCCTCTTACGGAGCCACTACTGTCGAGTCTAGGGTGCAGGTGGATGGGAAATTAGTGACCAGTCGAGCGCCGGGAACTACCATGGAGTTTGCTGTTGCCCTGATTGAGCAGTTAATGGGAAAAGCGAAAGCAGAACAAGTTGCTGGCCCGCTG GTGACTGGTGGGTGGAATTAA